The proteins below come from a single Desulfitobacterium metallireducens DSM 15288 genomic window:
- a CDS encoding ABC transporter ATP-binding protein → MLLEVKNLKTEFKLKRGTVRAVDDVSFTIDKGEILAIVGESGSGKSVTSLSIMGLLQNPGKIAGGEILFKSQDLNKMNQKELQKIRGNEISMIFQEPMTSLNPVYRIKDQIMENILTHMEISKKEALERTVKMLETVGIPSPAERANDYPHQMSGGMRQRVMIAMALSCDPELLIADEPTTALDVTIQAQILELLYNMREKFNMAVMLITHDLGVVAEAADRVIVMYCGKIVEEANVKSLFKNPLHPYTVGLLNSIPQIDNDSDERLYMIKGMVPNPLHMPSGCSFSDRCEHCMERCTKETPELREIDGHKVRCFLYDETKEGELKVK, encoded by the coding sequence ATGTTATTGGAAGTAAAAAATTTAAAAACAGAATTCAAACTAAAGCGTGGCACGGTTAGGGCAGTCGATGACGTCAGTTTCACCATCGATAAAGGTGAAATTCTGGCGATTGTCGGCGAATCTGGCTCCGGAAAAAGCGTGACCTCTCTTTCCATCATGGGATTATTGCAGAACCCTGGTAAGATTGCCGGCGGAGAAATTTTATTTAAATCCCAGGATTTAAACAAGATGAACCAAAAAGAACTGCAAAAGATCCGGGGAAATGAGATTTCAATGATTTTCCAGGAACCGATGACGTCTTTGAATCCGGTTTATCGCATTAAAGACCAGATTATGGAAAATATTTTAACCCATATGGAGATTTCGAAAAAAGAGGCGTTGGAACGGACTGTAAAAATGCTGGAAACGGTGGGTATACCTTCTCCGGCGGAACGTGCTAACGATTATCCTCATCAGATGAGTGGCGGGATGCGTCAGCGGGTCATGATTGCGATGGCACTTTCTTGCGACCCTGAACTGTTGATTGCTGATGAACCGACGACTGCGCTTGATGTCACAATTCAGGCTCAGATTCTAGAACTGCTCTATAATATGAGGGAAAAATTCAACATGGCTGTGATGCTCATCACTCATGATTTGGGTGTTGTTGCCGAAGCAGCTGATCGCGTCATCGTCATGTACTGCGGTAAAATTGTTGAGGAAGCCAATGTAAAGAGCTTGTTTAAAAATCCTCTACACCCCTACACCGTAGGACTGCTGAATTCGATTCCTCAAATCGATAATGACAGCGATGAACGTCTATATATGATTAAGGGTATGGTACCTAACCCTTTGCATATGCCCTCCGGTTGTTCTTTTTCCGATCGTTGCGAGCACTGTATGGAACGATGCACGAAAGAAACGCCAGAGCTTAGAGAGATTGATGGGCATAAGGTCCGTTGCTTTTTATATGACGAAACCAAGGAAGGGGAATTGAAGGTAAAATGA